A window of Citrus sinensis cultivar Valencia sweet orange chromosome 7, DVS_A1.0, whole genome shotgun sequence contains these coding sequences:
- the LOC102617420 gene encoding KH domain-containing protein At4g18375 isoform X3 codes for MMHHSNPYGYSSKRRGPLNLPDDVVSFRLVCPTPVVGGLIGRSGSIISSIRRDTKCRIHCEGGFPGSDHRVIFVVGSGSIDRRIMFCENDVVVEGGEVSSTQEAVIRVFERMWEVEAEVEGDGDGDDVAYCGLLANTTKIGVVVGKGGRNVTRMRIESGAKIVMLPPPACAAIDDQLIQITGATLAVKKALVAVTTCLQHLSTMEKSPICFNRPIEKVFYSNSSDPHREFFPHLSLVPPLTGNPSDNASEFHSSSADADRDHPGLDKKGRKQEVALRMLFSGWTASGIIGKRGAIVRSLQNASGALISFAAPLTKSGERVVTISALEYLDTRHSPVQNAAVLVFARSVEVEGQQGFSSGENKGDAVAVSILVGADFVGCLTGSGSSAVSEMEDVTGTDIKLVGGEQVLGCAAQNDVVIQSQISWAFLSSVYSAYFDGPSICGRKNAGDLWKYSDDHLKISGEYKNVQNALSEVVGRLRHNLKSGEILNEARPRSPSGRVGGPALHKLHQSVALSPEFEQETIAVQGVDQFVLPLNRSQTLQTEGRRHATPTTDGKPGSRMFEGSLELEKSLVHLLPTDMVDEVGPRSCSDGMTTASGEDNMLTEGVSQLGLSDNIIGPSTLQLPKTGEEDIEYLIQKVKKAQPHLLIM; via the exons ATGATGCATCATAGTAACCCTTACGGCTACAGCAGCAAGCGCCGCGGACCACTCAACCTCCCCGACGACGTCGTCTCATTCCGCCTCGTCTGCCCCACGCCCGTCGTCGGAGGCCTTATCGGGAGGTCCGGTTCCATAATCTCTAGCATCCGCCGAGACACCAAGTGTAGAATCCACTGCGAGGGCGGGTTTCCCGGGTCGGACCACCGGGTCATATTCGTAGTCGGATCCGGTTCCATCGACAGGAGAATCATGTTTTGTGAGAATGATGTTGTAGTGGAGGGCGGTGAAGTGTCGAGCACTCAGGAGGCCGTTATTAGGGTGTTTGAACGTATGTGGGAGGTGGAGGCAGAGGTTGAAGGCGATGGCGACGGCGACGACGTGGCATATTGTGGTTTGTTGGCTAATACGACGAAGATTGGTGTCGTCGTAGGGAAAGGAGGGAGAAATGTAACGAGGATGAGAATAGAGAGTGGCGCTAAAATCGTTATGCTGCCTCCTCCTGCTTGTGCGGCTATCGACGATCAGTTGATTCAG ATCACAGGGGCTACTTTAGCCGTAAAGAAAGCACTAGTTGCTGTAACTACCTGTCTCCAGCATTTATCAACAATGGAAAAAAGTCCGATATGTTTTAACAGACCAATTGAGAAAGTATTCTATAGTAATTCCTCGGACCCACACAGAGAATTTTTCCCTCACCTTTCCTTGGTGCCACCTTTGACTGGAAATCCTTCAGACAATGCTTCAGAATTTCATTCATCATCAGCAGATGCAGATAGAGATCACCCTGGCCTGGACAAGAAAGGTAGAAAACAAGAAGTTGCATTGAGAATGCTCTTTTCTGGTTGGACAGCTTCAGGCATTATTGGCAAGAGAGGGGCCATTGTCAGATCTCTACAGAATGCATCTGGTGCTCTGATAAGCTTTGCAGCTCCATTGACCAAGTCTGGGGAACGTGTTGTCACTATTTCTGCATTGGAG TACCTTGATACTAGACACTCTCCTGTGCAAAATGCTGCTGTACTTGTCTTTGCTAGATCTGTTGAAGTTGAAGGTCAACAAGGATTCTCATCGGGAGAGAACAAGGGTGATGCTGTAGCTGTAAGCATTCTAGTTGGTGCAGACTTTGTTGGCTGCTTGACTGGAAGCGGAAGCAGTGCAGTCTCAGAAATGGAGGATGTAACTGGCACAGATATAAAGTTAGTGGGAGGGGAGCAGGTCCTGGGTTGTGCAGCACAGAATGATGTTGTGATACAG TCTCAGATTAGCTGGGCTTTTCTTTCCTCTGTTTATTCAGCTTACTTTGATGGACCCTCAATCTGTGGAAGAAAAAATGCTGGGGATCTTTGGAAGTATAGTGATGACCATCTCAAA ATTAGTGGTGAGTATAAAAATGTGCAAAATGCTCTATCTGAAGTTGTTGGAAGACTCAGACATAATCTTAAGTCGGGTGAAATACTCAATGAAGCAAGACCAAGGAGCCCTAGTGGAAGGGTGGGGGGACCTGCACTGCATAAATTGCACCAATCAGTGGCTCTATCTCCTGAGTTTGAACAAGAAACCATTGCAGTACAAGGAGTAGATCAATTTGTTCTTCCCTTAAATAGATCACAGACACTGCAG ACTGAAGGAAGAAGACATGCAACACCCACCACAGATGGTAAACCAGGCTCAAGAATGTTTGAAGGGAGTTTGGAACTGGAGAAGTCACTAGTTCATCTTCTGCCTACTGATATGGTTGATGAGGTGGGACCAAGGAGCTGTTCCGATGGCATGACTACTGCTTCTGGTGAAGATAATATGTTGACGGAAGGCGTGTCTCAGCTTGGACTCTCTGACAATATTATTGGTCCTTCTACATTGCAGTTACCAAAG ACTGGGGAAGAGGATATAGAATACCTAATACAGAAGGTGAAAAAAGCTCAACCACATTTGCTGATAATGTAG
- the LOC102617128 gene encoding UDP-glycosyltransferase 91A1 has product MADNSKLQIAMFPWLAFGHMIPWLELAKLIAQKGHKIFFISTPRNIDRLPRLPQNLASMIQFVKISLPHVDNLRENAEATIDLPYDEVKYLKQSFDCLEEPMAKLLQSLAPDWLLFDFAAYWLPARARELDIPSGFFSIFTAATLGYFGPSSVLINDSGDHLKTPEDYTRVPSWVSFPTTISYRLFEARKVFDILISDESNVSHGYRFGQSLKGCDIVAVRSCMEFEPEWLKLLEQLHRKPVIPVGQLPTTTGDGDSDAETDTWRSIKEWLDEQEKGSVVYVAFGSEAKPSQEELTEIALGLELSKLPFFWVLKKRLGQADTEPIELPDGFEERTRGRGVVYTSWAPQLAILAHDSVGGFLTHAGWSSVVEALQFGMPLIVLTCYADQGLNAKLLEEKQIVELIPRDEGDGFFTRNSVAESLRLVLVEEKGQIYRDKAKEMKGLFGDKGRHDRYVDNFLNYLKNHRCLRKGEEINTTV; this is encoded by the coding sequence ATGGCTGACAACAGCAAGCTTCAAATCGCCATGTTTCCATGGTTAGCTTTTGGTCACATGATCCCCTGGTTGGAGCTTGCTAAGCTGATAGCACAGAAAGGTCacaaaatcttcttcatttccACCCCTAGAAACATCGATCGCCTCCCAAGACTCCCTCAAAATTTAGCTTCTATGATTCAATTTGTGAAAATCTCGTTGCCCCACGTGGACAATCTCCGCGAAAACGCAGAAGCGACCATCGATTTACCTTACGATGAAGTTAAGTATCTCAAGCAATCTTTCGATTGCCTCGAAGAGCCCATGGCAAAGCTGTTACAATCTTTAGCTCCTGACTGGCTTTTATTCGACTTCGCCGCTTACTGGCTACCGGCTAGAGCCCGTGAACTCGACATCCCAAGCGGGTTCTTCAGTATATTTACTGCGGCAACTCTCGGATACTTTGGCCCGTCATCAGTTTTGATCAACGATTCTGGTGATCACCTCAAGACTCCCGAAGATTACACAAGGGTACCCAGCTGGGTCTCGTTTCCGACAACAATATCCTATCGGCTTTTTGAGGCGAGGAAGGTCTTCGACATTCTAATAAGCGACGAATCGAACGTTTCACACGGTTACCGTTTTGGTCAATCACTCAAAGGCTGCGACATCGTTGCCGTGAGAAGCTGCATGGAGTTTGAACCAGAATGGCTAAAACTTTTGGAACAACTTCACCGAAAACCGGTTATTCCGGTGGGCCAGCTACCCACCACCACTGGAGACGGTGATTCCGACGCGGAAACTGACACGTGGAGGTCGATCAAAGAGTGGCTGGACGAGCAAGAAAAAGGCTCGGTCGTGTACGTAGCTTTTGGTAGCGAGGCAAAACCTAGTCAAGAAGAACTCACGGAAATAGCTCTCGGGTTGGAACTGTCGAAATTACCCTTCTTCTGGGTGCTAAAGAAACGACTCGGACAAGCTGACACTGAGCCGATCGAGTTACCAGACGGGTTTGAAGAGCGAACGAGAGGGCGCGGCGTCGTTTACACGAGTTGGGCACCTCAACTCGCGATACTGGCCCACGACTCGGTGGGTGGATTCTTGACTCATGCAGGATGGAGCTCAGTTGTCGAGGCGCTGCAGTTTGGGATGCCTCTTATTGTGCTGACTTGCTATGCAGATCAAGGACTAAACGCTAAGCTTTTAGAGGAGAAACAGATTGTGGAGTTGATTCCAAGGGATGAGGGAGATGGCTTCTTCACGAGGAACTCGGTGGCTGAGTCATTGAGGCTGGTTTTAGTAGAAGAAAAGGGTCAAATCTACAGAGACAAGGCGAAGGAGATGAAAGGGTTGTTTGGAGACAAGGGGAGACACGATCGTTACGTggataattttctaaattatctCAAAAATCATAGATGTTTGCGCAAGGGTGAGGAGATTAATACAACTGTTTAA
- the LOC102618368 gene encoding probable 1-deoxy-D-xylulose-5-phosphate synthase 2, chloroplastic yields MALSSGIAIGAKQSISPFFTVSQPSLSYRKQNFCLRASAEKNSSDGEEATKMVMRKQKGGWKIDFSEEKPPTPLLDTINYPIHMKNLSKEDLEQLAAELRADIVNSVSKTGGHLSANLGVVELTLALHRVFNTPDDKIIWDVGHQAYVHKILTGRRSRMNTMRKTSGLAGFPKREESVHDAFGAGHSSTSISAGLGMAVARDILGKNNNVISVIGDGAMTAGQAYEAMNNAGFLDSNLIVVLNDNKQVSLPTATLDGPATPVGALSSALSKLQASANFRKLREAAKSITKQIGGQTHEVAAKVDEYARGLISASGSTFFEELGLYYIGPVDGHNVEDLVTIFQRVKEMPAPGPVLIHVVTEKGKGYPPAEAAADRMHGVVKFDPKTGKQFKTKSPTLSYTQYFAESLITEAETDDKIVAIHAAMGGGTGLNYFQKRFPDRCFDVGIAEQHAVTFAAGLASEGVKPFCAIYSSFLQRGYDQVVHDVDLQKLPVRFAMDRAGLVGADGPTHCGAFDITFMSCLPNMVVMAPSDEAELMHMVATAAVIDDRPSCFRFPRGNGIGAVLPPNNKGTPLEIGKGRILMEGDRVAILGYGSVVQQCVLAANMLKSQDISVTVADARFCKPLDTDLIRQLANEHEILITVEEGSVGGFGSHVCHFLTLSGILDGPLKLRSMVLPDRYIDHGSPADQLEESGLSSRHISATVLSLLGRPKEALLI; encoded by the exons ATGGCTCTCTCTTCCGGGATTGCTATTGGAGCTAAACAATCTATTTCTCCATTTTTCACTGTTTCACAACCAAGCCTTAGTTACAGAAAACAG AATTTCTGTTTGAGAGCGTCCGCTGAGAAGAATAGCTCAGATGGCGAGGAAGCGACGAAGATGGTGATGAGGAAACAAAAAGGCGGctggaaaattgatttttctgaAGAGAAGCCACCAACACCATTGTTGGACACGATTAATTACCCAATTCATATGAAGAATCTCTCTAAAGAG GATCTTGAACAACTGGCAGCAGAGCTTAGAGCAGATATTGTTAACAGTGTATCGAAGACAGGTGGGCATCTTAGTGCAAACTTAGGAGTGGTGGAGCTAACACTTGCTTTGCATCGTGTTTTCAACACACCTGACGATAAAATTATATGGGATGTTGGCCATCAG GCTTATGTACACAAAATTCTGACTGGAAGAAGATCCAGAATGAACACCATGAGGAAGACTTCGGGGCTTGCAGGATTCCCCAAAAGAGAGGAAAGCGTTCATGATGCATTTGGTGCAGGACATAGTTCCACAAGCATCTCTGCTGGTCTTG gtATGGCTGTCGCAAGGGATATTCTGGGGAAGAACAATAATGTCATTTCCGTGATTGGAGATGGGGCCATGACTGCAGGACAAGCATATGAAGCAATGAATAATGCAGGATTTCTTGATTCTAACCTGATTGTTGTGCTGAATGACAATAAACAAGTATCTCTACCCACAGCTACCCTGGATGGTCCTGCAACTCCGGTTGGAGCCCTCAGCAGCGCTTTAAGCAAGCTCCAAGCGAGCGCTAACTTCCGCAAACTTCGTGAAGCCGCAAAA AGCATCACTAAGCAAATTGGTGGGCAAACACATGAAGTTGCTGCAAAGGTCGATGAGTACGCCAGAGGACTGATTAGTGCTTCTGGTTCAACTTTCTTTGAGGAGCTAGGTCTGTACTACATTGGTCCAGTGGATGGACACAATGTCGAAGATTTAGTTACTATCTTTCAGAGAGTGAAAGAAATGCCTGCGCCAGGGCCAGTTCTGATCCATGTTGTAACAGAGAAGGGAAAGGGCTATCCCCCAGCGGAGGCAGCAGCTGATAGAATGCATG GAGTTGTCAAGTTCGATCCAAAAACTGGCAagcaatttaagaccaaatcCCCTACGCTCTCGTATACACAGTACTTTGCTGAATCTTTGATAACGGAAGCTGAGACAGACGATAAGATTGTGGCCATCCACGCTGCAATGGGTGGTGGTACTGGCCTCAATTATTTCCAGAAAAGGTTTCCAGATCGCTGCTTCGATGTGGGGATTGCTGAGCAACATGCTGTTACTTTTGCAGCTGGTTTAGCCTCAGAGGGAGTCAAGCCATTTTGTGCCATCTACTCATCATTTCTGCAAAGAGGATATGATCAG GTTGTGCATGATGTAGACCTTCAAAAATTACCAGTCCGCTTTGCAATGGATCGGGCTGGTTTGGTTGGTGCGGATGGACCTACTCATTGTGGAGCATTTGACATCACATTCATGTCTTGCTTGCCCAACATGGTGGTCATGGCTCCATCTGATGAAGCTGAGCTAATGCACATGGTCGCTACAGCAGCAGTTATAGATGACAGGCCCAGCTGTTTCAGATTTCCAAGGGGCAACGGAATTGGAGCAGTTCTCCCACCTAATAACAAAGGAACTCCACTTGAG ATTGGGAAGGGAAGAATCCTAATGGAAGGCGATAGAGTGGCAATTTTGGGCTATGGTTCTGTAGTCCAACAATGTGTGCTAGCTGCGAACATGCTTAAGAGCCAAGACATTTCCGTGACAGTGGCTGATGCAAGATTTTGCAAACCTTTGGATACAGACCTCATTAGACAGTTGGCCAATGAGCATGAAATCCTAATTACTGTGGAAGAGGGTTCTGTGGGAGGCTTTGGCTCTCATGTATGTCACTTTCTAACCTTAAGTGGCATTCTGGATGGACCTCTCAag TTGAGATCAATGGTGCTTCCTGATAGATACATTGACCATGGATCACCAGCCGATCAGCTTGAAGAATCAGGGCTCTCCTCAAGGCATATCTCTGCAACAGTCTTATCTCTCTTAGGGAGGCCAAAAGAAGCCCTTCTGATTTAA
- the LOC102617420 gene encoding KH domain-containing protein HEN4 isoform X1 encodes MMHHSNPYGYSSKRRGPLNLPDDVVSFRLVCPTPVVGGLIGRSGSIISSIRRDTKCRIHCEGGFPGSDHRVIFVVGSGSIDRRIMFCENDVVVEGGEVSSTQEAVIRVFERMWEVEAEVEGDGDGDDVAYCGLLANTTKIGVVVGKGGRNVTRMRIESGAKIVMLPPPACAAIDDQLIQITGATLAVKKALVAVTTCLQHLSTMEKSPICFNRPIEKVFYSNSSDPHREFFPHLSLVPPLTGNPSDNASEFHSSSADADRDHPGLDKKGRKQEVALRMLFSGWTASGIIGKRGAIVRSLQNASGALISFAAPLTKSGERVVTISALEYLDTRHSPVQNAAVLVFARSVEVEGQQGFSSGENKGDAVAVSILVGADFVGCLTGSGSSAVSEMEDVTGTDIKLVGGEQVLGCAAQNDVVIQSQISWAFLSSVYSAYFDGPSICGRKNAGDLWKYSDDHLKISGEYKNVQNALSEVVGRLRHNLKSGEILNEARPRSPSGRVGGPALHKLHQSVALSPEFEQETIAVQGVDQFVLPLNRSQTLQTEGRRHATPTTDGKPGSRMFEGSLELEKSLVHLLPTDMVDEVGPRSCSDGMTTASGEDNMLTEGVSQLGLSDNIIGPSTLQLPKFSTGTSCLGVNGNADWGRGYRIPNTEGEKSSTTFADNVEIERLQVQKHDELKPCLGKNEGMVVISGKPDQNMSCTALASSFHGS; translated from the exons ATGATGCATCATAGTAACCCTTACGGCTACAGCAGCAAGCGCCGCGGACCACTCAACCTCCCCGACGACGTCGTCTCATTCCGCCTCGTCTGCCCCACGCCCGTCGTCGGAGGCCTTATCGGGAGGTCCGGTTCCATAATCTCTAGCATCCGCCGAGACACCAAGTGTAGAATCCACTGCGAGGGCGGGTTTCCCGGGTCGGACCACCGGGTCATATTCGTAGTCGGATCCGGTTCCATCGACAGGAGAATCATGTTTTGTGAGAATGATGTTGTAGTGGAGGGCGGTGAAGTGTCGAGCACTCAGGAGGCCGTTATTAGGGTGTTTGAACGTATGTGGGAGGTGGAGGCAGAGGTTGAAGGCGATGGCGACGGCGACGACGTGGCATATTGTGGTTTGTTGGCTAATACGACGAAGATTGGTGTCGTCGTAGGGAAAGGAGGGAGAAATGTAACGAGGATGAGAATAGAGAGTGGCGCTAAAATCGTTATGCTGCCTCCTCCTGCTTGTGCGGCTATCGACGATCAGTTGATTCAG ATCACAGGGGCTACTTTAGCCGTAAAGAAAGCACTAGTTGCTGTAACTACCTGTCTCCAGCATTTATCAACAATGGAAAAAAGTCCGATATGTTTTAACAGACCAATTGAGAAAGTATTCTATAGTAATTCCTCGGACCCACACAGAGAATTTTTCCCTCACCTTTCCTTGGTGCCACCTTTGACTGGAAATCCTTCAGACAATGCTTCAGAATTTCATTCATCATCAGCAGATGCAGATAGAGATCACCCTGGCCTGGACAAGAAAGGTAGAAAACAAGAAGTTGCATTGAGAATGCTCTTTTCTGGTTGGACAGCTTCAGGCATTATTGGCAAGAGAGGGGCCATTGTCAGATCTCTACAGAATGCATCTGGTGCTCTGATAAGCTTTGCAGCTCCATTGACCAAGTCTGGGGAACGTGTTGTCACTATTTCTGCATTGGAG TACCTTGATACTAGACACTCTCCTGTGCAAAATGCTGCTGTACTTGTCTTTGCTAGATCTGTTGAAGTTGAAGGTCAACAAGGATTCTCATCGGGAGAGAACAAGGGTGATGCTGTAGCTGTAAGCATTCTAGTTGGTGCAGACTTTGTTGGCTGCTTGACTGGAAGCGGAAGCAGTGCAGTCTCAGAAATGGAGGATGTAACTGGCACAGATATAAAGTTAGTGGGAGGGGAGCAGGTCCTGGGTTGTGCAGCACAGAATGATGTTGTGATACAG TCTCAGATTAGCTGGGCTTTTCTTTCCTCTGTTTATTCAGCTTACTTTGATGGACCCTCAATCTGTGGAAGAAAAAATGCTGGGGATCTTTGGAAGTATAGTGATGACCATCTCAAA ATTAGTGGTGAGTATAAAAATGTGCAAAATGCTCTATCTGAAGTTGTTGGAAGACTCAGACATAATCTTAAGTCGGGTGAAATACTCAATGAAGCAAGACCAAGGAGCCCTAGTGGAAGGGTGGGGGGACCTGCACTGCATAAATTGCACCAATCAGTGGCTCTATCTCCTGAGTTTGAACAAGAAACCATTGCAGTACAAGGAGTAGATCAATTTGTTCTTCCCTTAAATAGATCACAGACACTGCAG ACTGAAGGAAGAAGACATGCAACACCCACCACAGATGGTAAACCAGGCTCAAGAATGTTTGAAGGGAGTTTGGAACTGGAGAAGTCACTAGTTCATCTTCTGCCTACTGATATGGTTGATGAGGTGGGACCAAGGAGCTGTTCCGATGGCATGACTACTGCTTCTGGTGAAGATAATATGTTGACGGAAGGCGTGTCTCAGCTTGGACTCTCTGACAATATTATTGGTCCTTCTACATTGCAGTTACCAAAG TTCAGTACGGGGACATCATGTTTAGGGGTAAATGGTAATGCAGACTGGGGAAGAGGATATAGAATACCTAATACAGAAGGTGAAAAAAGCTCAACCACATTTGCTGATAATGTAGAAATTGAAAG ATTGCAGGTGCAGAAGCACGATGAGTTGAAACCTTGTCTTGGCAAAAATGAAGGGATGGTTGTAATATCTGGAAAGCCTGATCAAAACATGAGCTGCACAGCACTTGCCTCAAGCTTCCATGGAAGCTGA
- the LOC102617420 gene encoding KH domain-containing protein HEN4 isoform X2, whose amino-acid sequence MMHHSNPYGYSSKRRGPLNLPDDVVSFRLVCPTPVVGGLIGRSGSIISSIRRDTKCRIHCEGGFPGSDHRVIFVVGSGSIDRRIMFCENDVVVEGGEVSSTQEAVIRVFERMWEVEAEVEGDGDGDDVAYCGLLANTTKIGVVVGKGGRNVTRMRIESGAKIVMLPPPACAAIDDQLIQITGATLAVKKALVAVTTCLQHLSTMEKSPICFNRPIEKVFYSNSSDPHREFFPHLSLVPPLTGNPSDNASEFHSSSADADRDHPGLDKKGRKQEVALRMLFSGWTASGIIGKRGAIVRSLQNASGALISFAAPLTKSGERVVTISALEYLDTRHSPVQNAAVLVFARSVEVEGQQGFSSGENKGDAVAVSILVGADFVGCLTGSGSSAVSEMEDVTGTDIKLVGGEQVLGCAAQNDVVIQISGEYKNVQNALSEVVGRLRHNLKSGEILNEARPRSPSGRVGGPALHKLHQSVALSPEFEQETIAVQGVDQFVLPLNRSQTLQTEGRRHATPTTDGKPGSRMFEGSLELEKSLVHLLPTDMVDEVGPRSCSDGMTTASGEDNMLTEGVSQLGLSDNIIGPSTLQLPKFSTGTSCLGVNGNADWGRGYRIPNTEGEKSSTTFADNVEIERLQVQKHDELKPCLGKNEGMVVISGKPDQNMSCTALASSFHGS is encoded by the exons ATGATGCATCATAGTAACCCTTACGGCTACAGCAGCAAGCGCCGCGGACCACTCAACCTCCCCGACGACGTCGTCTCATTCCGCCTCGTCTGCCCCACGCCCGTCGTCGGAGGCCTTATCGGGAGGTCCGGTTCCATAATCTCTAGCATCCGCCGAGACACCAAGTGTAGAATCCACTGCGAGGGCGGGTTTCCCGGGTCGGACCACCGGGTCATATTCGTAGTCGGATCCGGTTCCATCGACAGGAGAATCATGTTTTGTGAGAATGATGTTGTAGTGGAGGGCGGTGAAGTGTCGAGCACTCAGGAGGCCGTTATTAGGGTGTTTGAACGTATGTGGGAGGTGGAGGCAGAGGTTGAAGGCGATGGCGACGGCGACGACGTGGCATATTGTGGTTTGTTGGCTAATACGACGAAGATTGGTGTCGTCGTAGGGAAAGGAGGGAGAAATGTAACGAGGATGAGAATAGAGAGTGGCGCTAAAATCGTTATGCTGCCTCCTCCTGCTTGTGCGGCTATCGACGATCAGTTGATTCAG ATCACAGGGGCTACTTTAGCCGTAAAGAAAGCACTAGTTGCTGTAACTACCTGTCTCCAGCATTTATCAACAATGGAAAAAAGTCCGATATGTTTTAACAGACCAATTGAGAAAGTATTCTATAGTAATTCCTCGGACCCACACAGAGAATTTTTCCCTCACCTTTCCTTGGTGCCACCTTTGACTGGAAATCCTTCAGACAATGCTTCAGAATTTCATTCATCATCAGCAGATGCAGATAGAGATCACCCTGGCCTGGACAAGAAAGGTAGAAAACAAGAAGTTGCATTGAGAATGCTCTTTTCTGGTTGGACAGCTTCAGGCATTATTGGCAAGAGAGGGGCCATTGTCAGATCTCTACAGAATGCATCTGGTGCTCTGATAAGCTTTGCAGCTCCATTGACCAAGTCTGGGGAACGTGTTGTCACTATTTCTGCATTGGAG TACCTTGATACTAGACACTCTCCTGTGCAAAATGCTGCTGTACTTGTCTTTGCTAGATCTGTTGAAGTTGAAGGTCAACAAGGATTCTCATCGGGAGAGAACAAGGGTGATGCTGTAGCTGTAAGCATTCTAGTTGGTGCAGACTTTGTTGGCTGCTTGACTGGAAGCGGAAGCAGTGCAGTCTCAGAAATGGAGGATGTAACTGGCACAGATATAAAGTTAGTGGGAGGGGAGCAGGTCCTGGGTTGTGCAGCACAGAATGATGTTGTGATACAG ATTAGTGGTGAGTATAAAAATGTGCAAAATGCTCTATCTGAAGTTGTTGGAAGACTCAGACATAATCTTAAGTCGGGTGAAATACTCAATGAAGCAAGACCAAGGAGCCCTAGTGGAAGGGTGGGGGGACCTGCACTGCATAAATTGCACCAATCAGTGGCTCTATCTCCTGAGTTTGAACAAGAAACCATTGCAGTACAAGGAGTAGATCAATTTGTTCTTCCCTTAAATAGATCACAGACACTGCAG ACTGAAGGAAGAAGACATGCAACACCCACCACAGATGGTAAACCAGGCTCAAGAATGTTTGAAGGGAGTTTGGAACTGGAGAAGTCACTAGTTCATCTTCTGCCTACTGATATGGTTGATGAGGTGGGACCAAGGAGCTGTTCCGATGGCATGACTACTGCTTCTGGTGAAGATAATATGTTGACGGAAGGCGTGTCTCAGCTTGGACTCTCTGACAATATTATTGGTCCTTCTACATTGCAGTTACCAAAG TTCAGTACGGGGACATCATGTTTAGGGGTAAATGGTAATGCAGACTGGGGAAGAGGATATAGAATACCTAATACAGAAGGTGAAAAAAGCTCAACCACATTTGCTGATAATGTAGAAATTGAAAG ATTGCAGGTGCAGAAGCACGATGAGTTGAAACCTTGTCTTGGCAAAAATGAAGGGATGGTTGTAATATCTGGAAAGCCTGATCAAAACATGAGCTGCACAGCACTTGCCTCAAGCTTCCATGGAAGCTGA